A region of Lycium barbarum isolate Lr01 chromosome 3, ASM1917538v2, whole genome shotgun sequence DNA encodes the following proteins:
- the LOC132630417 gene encoding L-type lectin-domain containing receptor kinase IV.1-like, with protein sequence MFFKILALIVPTIFCLAKSEDLGFIYNGFNRANLSLDGIAQLISNGLLQLTNTSRLQKGHAFYPTPINFKNLPNDSNFSFSTTFVLAIVPSVLPGHGMAFVIAPVGGLAEALPSPFLGLFNDNTTGKDTNHVFAVEFDTLQNREFNDIDGNHVGIDINGLKSVESKPAGYYAENNSVKFSNMTLASGQPMQAWVDYDGVAKQINVTLAPVNVAKPNSPLLSSFYDLSPILNETMYIGFSGSTGSVVSTQYVLGWSFKMNGLAQGLDLARLPKLPQVGPKKQSKLLLIALPMTSAVVVVIVFSVLIYYVGRKRKFAELLEDWELEYGPHRFKFKDLYIATKGFSNKELLGCGGFGRVYRGVLPTSAIEIAVKRVSHESKQGLREFVAEIVSIGRLRHRNLVPLLGYCRRKGELLLVYECMPNGSLDKFLYDKPRCALNWNQRFRVIKGVASALVYLHEEWEQVVIHRDVKASNVLLDSELNAKLGDFGLARLYDHGNDPLTTHVVGTVGYLAPEQTRTGKATTSSDVYAFGAFLLEVACGRRPIDPRASDEDIVLVDYIFSCWSRGDILEAIDQNLGNEYVREEVELVLKLGLVCSQAEPTARPSMRQVLMYLEDALPLPELSLIQTSNTCLSFAGFDHLAMSHPSFSDKPWSSSVSDSILSGGR encoded by the coding sequence ATGTTTTTCAAGATTCTTGCCTTGATTGTGCCGACCATATTCTGTCTTGCAAAGTCTGAAGACCTTGGATTCATTTACAATGGCTTCAATAGAGCAAATTTGAGTCTTGATGGCATAGCACAATTGATATCAAATGGCCTATTACAGTTAACAAATACTTCTAGGCTGCAAAAAGGCCATGCTTTTTATCCCACACCAATCAATTTCAAGAACTTACCAAATGATTCAAATTTCTCTTTTTCTACCACTTTTGTCTTAGCTATTGTGCCTTCAGTTTTGCCTGGTCATGGTATGGCTTTTGTAATTGCACCTGTTGGAGGGCTAGCAGAAGCACTTCCAAGCCCATTTCTAGGCCTTTTCAATGATAACACTACTGGCAAAGACACTAACCACGTTTTTGCAGTGGAGTTTGATACACTTCAGAACAGAGAATTCAATGATATTGATGGTAACCATGTTGGAATTGATATCAACGGATTAAAATCCGTTGAATCCAAGCCAGCAGGTTATTATGCCGAGAATAATAGTGTCAAATTCAGCAACATGACTCTTGCCAGTGGGCAGCCAATGCAGGCTTGGGTGGACTATGATGGTGTGGCTAAGCAAATTAATGTCACACTGGCTCCAGTAAATGTGGCAAAACCAAATTCACCTCTTTTGTCATCATTCTATGATCTGTCACCAATCTTGAATGAAACCATGTATATCGGCTTCTCTGGATCCACTGGCTCAGTTGTTTCAACACAATATGTTCTTGGATGGAGCTTTAAAATGAATGGATTAGCCCAAGGACTTGATCTTGCTAGGCTTCCTAAGCTTCCTCAAGTTGGACCGAAGAAACAATCTAAACTTTTGTTGATTGCTTTGCCAATGACATCAGCAGTTGTAGTAGTAATAGTCTTCTCTGTGTTAATTTACTATGTAGGAAGGAAGAGGAAGTTTGCGGAATTGCTTGAAGATTGGGAGCTTGAATATGGCCCTCATCGGTTCAAGTTCAAAGATCTTTACATTGCCACCAAAGGATTTTCCAACAAAGAGTTGTTAGGTTGTGGGGGTTTTGGAAGAGTCTATAGAGGAGTATTACCAACTTCTGCAATTGAGATAGCAGTCAAGAGGGTCTCTCATGAATCAAAACAAGGATTGAGGGAATTTGTAGCAGAAATTGTTAGTATTGGTCGGTTACGCCACAGGAATTTAGTACCACTTTTGGGCTATTGCAGGCGCAAAGGCGAGTTGCTTTTGGTTTACGAATGCATGCCTAATGGAAGTCTTGACAAGTTCCTATATGACAAACCAAGATGTGCCCTCAATTGGAACCAAAGATTTCGAGTCATCAAAGGCGTAGCGTCAGCATTAGTCTATCTACACGAAGAATGGGAACAAGTGGTAATTCACAGAGATGTTAAGGCTAGTAATGTGTTGTTAGACAGTGAATTGAATGCTAAGTTAGGGGATTTTGGCCTAGCAAGATTGTATGATCACGGGAATGATCCGCTCACTACACATGTAGTTGGAACGGTAGGTTACCTTGCCCCTGAGCAAACAAGAACTGGCAAAGCCACAACCTCaagtgatgtatatgcttttggTGCATTTTTGCTTGAGGTGGCTTGTGGGAGAAGGCCAATAGATCCACGAGCATCGGACGAGGACATCGTGTTGGTCGATTATATATTTTCATGTTGGAGTAGAGGTGATATTCTTGAAGCTATAGATCAAAATTTGGGAAATGAATATGTTAGAGAGGAAGTTGAGTTGGTGCTAAAACTTGGACTAGTTTGCTCTCAGGCAGAACCAACTGCTAGGCCAAGTATGAGGCAAGTGTTGATGTACTTGGAAGATGCTTTGCCTTTGCCAGAGTTATCACTGATACAAACTTCAAACACTTGCTTAAGCTTTGCAGGCTTTGATCATTTGGCGATGTCACATCCATCTTTTTCTGACAAGCCATGGTCTTCTTCTGTTTCAGACTCCATTCTCTCCGGTGGTCGATGA